CTGAAAAAATTTTGGGTGAAAATCTAAAAGTAGCAGCTGAGGTTGAAGATATTTATTTAACGTTTAAAAATCCAGCTAACCCGAAAGAAAAAAACTTAGTCCTTCGGGGACCTAGTTTCAAAATTTATGAGGGTAAAATTCATGCTATCATCGGTGAATCTGGTTCTGGCAAGTCAGTAATTACCTCGCTTTTATATGGATTAACTGGTAATAACGCCATAATTGAGTCAGGGAAAGTTAAACTTTACGGGTTAGAAGTACATAATTTCAACCTTTATAACTGAGAAAAATCACATTTAAGAGGGCGTATTGTTTCGGCAGTTTTCCAGAACCCAATGTCAATTCTTGACCCAACCATGAAAGTTGGTAATCAAATTATTGAAGGAATGCTGATTAATGGAATTGTTAAAACTCGTGCAGAAGCAACCAAAGAAGCGATTAAATACTTAGAAATGACACGGATTAACAATCCTGAAGCAGTAATGAAACTTTATCCACACGAGCTTTCAGGGGGAATGATTCAAAGAATTGCGATTGCCGCAATTGTGAGTCTAAAACCTAAAATTCTTGTAATGGATGAGCCAACAACGGCACTTGACCCAACAGTACAAGCTCTTGTTTTGGATATCATCCGTGAATTACAACAAAAATTTAATATTGCGATAGCTTTCATTACTCACGACCTTGGTGTTGTAGCCTCAATTTCTGAATTTATAAATATTATGTACGCAGGTCAAATTATTGAATCGGGAACGCGTGAAGAAATTTTGATGCACCCACAACACCCTTATACTTGAGGCTTGATTTCTTCAATGCCTGATTACAATAATGGAGAGCGTTTAAATGTTATTAAAGGGGCTGTTCCTTCATCGTTAAATAATATTAAAGGTGATGCATTTGCAGTTCGTAATGATTTTGCACTAGGCA
The Mycoplasmopsis californica genome window above contains:
- a CDS encoding ABC transporter ATP-binding protein, which encodes MVTTLPTGDDLTPHPYSKLYPQVIKKLAKPHPLNLLEVRKDQNRGFWRGMSDYWKNIARNVVRLFRKRKDKDNFDFQVYLDSAPTEKILGENLKVAAEVEDIYLTFKNPANPKEKNLVLRGPSFKIYEGKIHAIIGESGSGKSVITSLLYGLTGNNAIIESGKVKLYGLEVHNFNLYNWEKSHLRGRIVSAVFQNPMSILDPTMKVGNQIIEGMLINGIVKTRAEATKEAIKYLEMTRINNPEAVMKLYPHELSGGMIQRIAIAAIVSLKPKILVMDEPTTALDPTVQALVLDIIRELQQKFNIAIAFITHDLGVVASISEFINIMYAGQIIESGTREEILMHPQHPYTWGLISSMPDYNNGERLNVIKGAVPSSLNNIKGDAFAVRNDFALGKDLEEEADFYYVSPTHMVKSSLLDSEAPFYEPPQIIQNLWKRYFNRLNKIHDQNIFVSPDKFKADYQAMDNYNRKVAQMEPDDLKMSKNTDKDTQKTHNHAEILLNNGEE